The following are from one region of the Corylus avellana chromosome ca1, CavTom2PMs-1.0 genome:
- the LOC132167639 gene encoding ABC transporter B family member 11-like isoform X1, with amino-acid sequence MAEENTAHGDMITEQAATLTSHAMVDSGKNSESREKRKDSNKTKGKEKTTNTVPYYKLFSFADSLDYLLMSVGAVAAVGSGISMPFMTIIFGDLVDSFGRTTNTKDVIHEVSKMSLKFLYLAMGSGTASFLQMACWMVTGERQAARIRSLYLKAILRQDIGFFDKETKSGEIVGRMSGDTVLIQDALGEKVGKFIQLVATFVGGFVVAFVKGWLLGLVMLSAIPPLAISGAVMSIMIGKLASRGQDAYSVAATVVEQTIGSIRTVASYTGEKKAIAKYNESLTKAYKSGVQEGLAAGLGLGAVMFIVFCSYALAIWFGGKMIVHKGYTGGDVINVIFAVLTGSLSLGQASPCMSVFAAGQAAAFKMFETINRKPKIDAYDSNGRELNDIRGDIELWDVYFSYPARPEEQIFSGFSLSIPSGTTAALVGQSGSGKSTVLSLIERFYDPQAGEVLIDKINIKEFQLKWIRQKIGLVSQEPVLFTSSIKDNIAYGKAGATTEEIRAAAELANAAKFIDKLPQGLDTMVGEHGTQLSGGQKQRVAIARAVLKDPRILLLDEATSALDAESERIVQEALDRIMNNRTTIIVAHRLSTVRNADTIAVIHQGKVVEKGTHSELIKYPEGAYSQLIQLQDISTVSEQNALNDQDRSELTVNSGRNSSQQFSFLRSISRESSGSGNSSRHSFSIPFGVPTKISVLENETAETNAPASAPTQPPPEVSLRHLAYLNKPEIPVLLLGTLAAAANGVLLPVFGILISSIIKTFYEPRDKLQNDSKFWALIFVVLGVASLLAQPSRSYLFAVAGCKLIRRIRSMCFEKVVYMEVSWFDEAEHSSGALGARLSTDATSVRGLVGDSLSLLVQNIATAIAGLVIAFTANWQLALIVLVLLPLIGVNGYVQIKFMRGFSADAKKMYEGASQVANDAVGSIRTVASFCAEEKVMELYHKKCEGPIKAGIRQGLISGVGFGLSFFLLFSVYACSFYAGARLVEHGKTTFPDVFRVFFALTMTAVGISQSGSLTPDASKAKSSVASLFAILDRKSKIDSSDASGTTIENVKGDIELHHVSFRYPTRPGIQIFRDLCLAIHSGKTVALVGESGSGKSTVISLLQRFYDPDAGHITLDGIEIQKLQLKWLRQQMGLVSQEPVLFNDTIRANIAYGKEGNATEAEILAAAELANAHKFISSLQQGYDTTVGERGVQLSGGQKQRVAIARATVKAPKMLLLDEATSALDAESERVVQDALDRVMVDRTTVIVAHRLSTIMGADLIAVVKDGVIAEKGKHQTLINIKDGIYASLVALHKKASSS; translated from the exons ATGGCAGAGGAAAATACTGCCCATGGAGATATGATCACAGAGCAGGCCGCAACATTGACAAGCCATGCAATGGTAGATTCAGGAAAAAACTCAGAAAGtagagagaaaaggaaagattCAAACAAGACCAAAGGGAAAGAGAAAACCACTAACACAGTGCCATATTACAAGCTTTTCTCCTTTGCTGACTCCCTGGATTATCTATTAATGTCTGTTGGCGCAGTTGCTGCTGTTGGAAGTGGAATCTCTATGCCTTTCATGACCATAATCTTTGGTGATTTGGTTGATTCTTTCGGAAGAACTACCAATACCAAAGATGTAATTCATGAGGTTTCCAAG ATGTCCCTAAAATTTCTGTACTTGGCTATGGGATCCGGTACGGCATCATTTCTTC AGATGGCTTGTTGGATGGTCACTGGGGAGAGACAGGCTGCACGAATTAGAAGTTTGTACTTAAAAGCTATTTTGAGGCAAGATATTGGCTTTTTTGACAAGGAAACAAAATCTGGGGAAATAGTTGGGAGGATGTCAGGAGACACTGTTCTTATTCAAGATGCACTGGGTGAGAAG GTTGGGAAGTTCATACAGTTGGTAGCAACATTTGTAGGAGGCTTTGTTGTAGCATTCGTGAAGGGATGGCTTCTTGGCCTGGTCATGCTATCTGCTATTCCACCTCTTGCCATCTCTGGTGCTGTCATGAGCATCATGATAGGAAAGCTGGCTTCCCGTGGGCAAGATGCTTATTCAGTGGCAGCTACTGTAGTAGAGCAGACTATTGGTTCTATCAGAACT GTTGCATCATATACAGGGGAGAAGAAAGCTATAGCTAAATACAATGAGTCCTTAACCAAAGCTTACAAGTCTGGTGTCCAAGAGGGACTGGCTGCTGGGTTGGGACTTGGTGCAGTTATGTTTATTGTATTCTGCAGTTATGCTCTGGCTATATGGTTTGGAGGGAAAATGATAGTTCACAAAGGATATACGGGAGGAGATGTCATTAATGTCATATTTGCCGTTCTAACTGGCTCCTT GTCTCTTGGGCAGGCATCGCCATGCATGAGCGTTTTTGCTGCTGGACAAGCTGCAGCCTTTAAGATGTTTGAGACGATTAACAGGAAGCCAAAGATAGATGCTTACGACTCTAATGGACGGGAATTAAATGATATTCGTGGAGATATAGAGCTGTGGGATGTTTATTTTAGTTATCCTGCAAGACCTGAAGAACAAATATTCAGTggattttctctttcaattccTAGTGGTACAACTGCTGCTTTGGTTGGACAGAGTGGAAGTGGGAAATCAACAGTTCTCAGTTTGATTGAGAGATTTTATGACCCCCAAGCTGGTGAAGTTCTTATTGACAAAATTAATATCAAAGAATTCCAACTAAAATGGATCAGACAGAAAATAGGCCTTGTCAGCCAGGAACCTGTGCTGTTTACTTCTAGCATTAAAGACAATATTGCATATGGTAAGGCAGGTGCAACTACTGAAGAGATAAGAGCAGCCGCTGAGCTGGCCAATGCTGCTAAATTCATAGATAAACTGCCTCAG GGACTAGACACAATGGTTGGTGAGCATGGAACTCAGTTATCAGGGGGCCAAAAGCAGAGAGTTGCTATAGCCAGAGCAGTTTTGAAAGACCCAAGGATTCTACTTCTAGATGAAGCCACAAGCGCTCTTGATGCGGAATCTGAGAGAATTGTGCAGGAGGCATTGGACAGAATTATGAACAACAGAACAACCATTATTGTTGCCCATCGCTTGAGTACAGTAAGGAATGCTGATACAATTGCTGTCATACATCAAGGAAAAGTTGTTGAAAAAG GTACACATTCTGAGCTAATTAAGTACCCTGAAGGAGCATATAGCCAGCTTATACAATTGCAAGATATTAGCACAGTTTCAGAACAAAATGCTTTAAATGATCAAGACAGGTCAGAACTTACTGTGAATTCTGGAAGAAATTCAAGTCAGCAGTTTTCTTTCTTACGATCGATAAGTCGGGAATCATCTGGAAGTGGAAACAGTAGTCGTCACTCATTCTCAATCCCATTTGGTGTACCCACTAAAATAAGTGTGCTGGAAAATGAAACTGCAGAAACTAATGCTCCTGCTTCAGCACCAACCCAGCCGCCTCCAGAAGTCTCACTTCGCCACCTGGCTTATCTCAACAAGCCAGAGATCCCAGTGTTGCTTCTAGGCACTCTAGCTGCAGCCGCCAATGGAGTACTTTTACCTGTTTTTGGGATACTAATCTCCAGTATAATCAAAACTTTCTATGAGCCAAGAGATAAGCTGCAGAATGATTCAAAATTTTGGGCATTAATCTTTGTTGTGCTTGGTGTGGCATCTCTATTGGCTCAACCATCAAGATCATACTTATTTGCTGTTGCCGGTTGTAAGTTAATCAGGCGGATCCGGTCAATGTGCTTCGAGAAAGTAGTTTATATGGAAGTAAGTTGGTTTGATGAAGCTGAGCACTCAAGTGGTGCACTTGGTGCAAGGCTCTCCACAGATGCAACTTCTGTGAGAGGTCTGGTTGGAGATTCACTTTCCTTGCTTGTTCAAAATATTGCAACTGCTATTGCTGGCTTGGTTATTGCCTTCACAGCAAACTGGCAACTGGCTTTGATAGTCCTTGTTTTGCTGCCTCTCATTGGAGTAAATGGATATGTCCAAATAAAGTTCATGAGAGGATTCAGTGCAGATGCAAAG AAAATGTACGAAGGAGCAAGTCAAGTTGCAAATGATGCAGTAGGGAGTATAAGAACAGTTGCTTCTTTCTGTGCTGAGGAGAAGGTGATGGAATTGTACCATAAAAAATGTGAAGGCCCTATTAAGGCTGGAATAAGGCAAGGGCTAATCAGTGGAGTAGGCTTTGGGCTATCATTCTTCTTGCTGTTTTCTGTCTATGCATGCAGTTTTTATGCTGGGGCTCGACTTGTTGAGCATGGCAAGACAACATTCCCTGATGTTTTTCGT GTTTTCTTTGCTCTCACCATGACAGCAGTGGGAATTTCTCAGTCAGGCTCCTTGACCCCTGATGCAAGTAAAGCAAAGAGTTCTGTTGCTTCTTTATTTGCAATTCTTGACAGGAAATCAAAGATAGATTCTAGTGATGCATCCGGGACAACAATAGAAAATGTGAAGGGAGATATTGAGCTTCACCATGTCAGCTTTAGGTATCCCACTAGACCTGGCATTCAAATATTCCGGGACCTTTGCTTGGCTATTCATTCTGGCAAG ACGGTTGCTCTGGTTGGCGAAAGTGGAAGCGGAAAATCAACTGTGATCTCATTGCTGCAGAGGTTTTATGATCCTGATGCAGGGCACATTACACTGGATGGAATTGAAATCCAAAAGCTACAGCTGAAGTGGTTAAGGCAACAAATGGGTTTGGTGAGCCAGGAGCCTGTGTTATTTAATGACACTATCCGAGCCAACATTGCCTATGGAAAGGAGGGAAATGCAACAGAAGCAGAAATTTTAGCTGCAGCTGAATTGGCAAATGCCCACAAGTTTATTAGCAGTTTGCAGCAG GGATATGACACAACAGTAGGTGAGAGAGGGGTCCAATTGTCTGGGGGCCAAAAGCAAAGAGTGGCAATAGCAAGAGCCACAGTGAAGGCTCCCAAAATGTTATTACTAGATGAAGCCACCAGTGCTCTTGACGCGGAGTCAGAACGAGTGGTTCAAGACGCATTGGATCGGGTTATGGTTGACCGGACCACGGTGATAGTGGCTCACCGTTTGTCAACAATCATGGGAGCCGATTTAATCGCCGTGGTCAAAGATGGAGTCATAGCAGAGAAAGGAAAGCATCAAACTTTAATCAATATCAAGGATGGAATTTATGCTTCCTTGGTAGCATTACATAAAAAAGCTTCTTCATCTTAG
- the LOC132167639 gene encoding ABC transporter B family member 11-like isoform X2: MACWMVTGERQAARIRSLYLKAILRQDIGFFDKETKSGEIVGRMSGDTVLIQDALGEKVGKFIQLVATFVGGFVVAFVKGWLLGLVMLSAIPPLAISGAVMSIMIGKLASRGQDAYSVAATVVEQTIGSIRTVASYTGEKKAIAKYNESLTKAYKSGVQEGLAAGLGLGAVMFIVFCSYALAIWFGGKMIVHKGYTGGDVINVIFAVLTGSLSLGQASPCMSVFAAGQAAAFKMFETINRKPKIDAYDSNGRELNDIRGDIELWDVYFSYPARPEEQIFSGFSLSIPSGTTAALVGQSGSGKSTVLSLIERFYDPQAGEVLIDKINIKEFQLKWIRQKIGLVSQEPVLFTSSIKDNIAYGKAGATTEEIRAAAELANAAKFIDKLPQGLDTMVGEHGTQLSGGQKQRVAIARAVLKDPRILLLDEATSALDAESERIVQEALDRIMNNRTTIIVAHRLSTVRNADTIAVIHQGKVVEKGTHSELIKYPEGAYSQLIQLQDISTVSEQNALNDQDRSELTVNSGRNSSQQFSFLRSISRESSGSGNSSRHSFSIPFGVPTKISVLENETAETNAPASAPTQPPPEVSLRHLAYLNKPEIPVLLLGTLAAAANGVLLPVFGILISSIIKTFYEPRDKLQNDSKFWALIFVVLGVASLLAQPSRSYLFAVAGCKLIRRIRSMCFEKVVYMEVSWFDEAEHSSGALGARLSTDATSVRGLVGDSLSLLVQNIATAIAGLVIAFTANWQLALIVLVLLPLIGVNGYVQIKFMRGFSADAKKMYEGASQVANDAVGSIRTVASFCAEEKVMELYHKKCEGPIKAGIRQGLISGVGFGLSFFLLFSVYACSFYAGARLVEHGKTTFPDVFRVFFALTMTAVGISQSGSLTPDASKAKSSVASLFAILDRKSKIDSSDASGTTIENVKGDIELHHVSFRYPTRPGIQIFRDLCLAIHSGKTVALVGESGSGKSTVISLLQRFYDPDAGHITLDGIEIQKLQLKWLRQQMGLVSQEPVLFNDTIRANIAYGKEGNATEAEILAAAELANAHKFISSLQQGYDTTVGERGVQLSGGQKQRVAIARATVKAPKMLLLDEATSALDAESERVVQDALDRVMVDRTTVIVAHRLSTIMGADLIAVVKDGVIAEKGKHQTLINIKDGIYASLVALHKKASSS, from the exons ATGGCTTGTTGGATGGTCACTGGGGAGAGACAGGCTGCACGAATTAGAAGTTTGTACTTAAAAGCTATTTTGAGGCAAGATATTGGCTTTTTTGACAAGGAAACAAAATCTGGGGAAATAGTTGGGAGGATGTCAGGAGACACTGTTCTTATTCAAGATGCACTGGGTGAGAAG GTTGGGAAGTTCATACAGTTGGTAGCAACATTTGTAGGAGGCTTTGTTGTAGCATTCGTGAAGGGATGGCTTCTTGGCCTGGTCATGCTATCTGCTATTCCACCTCTTGCCATCTCTGGTGCTGTCATGAGCATCATGATAGGAAAGCTGGCTTCCCGTGGGCAAGATGCTTATTCAGTGGCAGCTACTGTAGTAGAGCAGACTATTGGTTCTATCAGAACT GTTGCATCATATACAGGGGAGAAGAAAGCTATAGCTAAATACAATGAGTCCTTAACCAAAGCTTACAAGTCTGGTGTCCAAGAGGGACTGGCTGCTGGGTTGGGACTTGGTGCAGTTATGTTTATTGTATTCTGCAGTTATGCTCTGGCTATATGGTTTGGAGGGAAAATGATAGTTCACAAAGGATATACGGGAGGAGATGTCATTAATGTCATATTTGCCGTTCTAACTGGCTCCTT GTCTCTTGGGCAGGCATCGCCATGCATGAGCGTTTTTGCTGCTGGACAAGCTGCAGCCTTTAAGATGTTTGAGACGATTAACAGGAAGCCAAAGATAGATGCTTACGACTCTAATGGACGGGAATTAAATGATATTCGTGGAGATATAGAGCTGTGGGATGTTTATTTTAGTTATCCTGCAAGACCTGAAGAACAAATATTCAGTggattttctctttcaattccTAGTGGTACAACTGCTGCTTTGGTTGGACAGAGTGGAAGTGGGAAATCAACAGTTCTCAGTTTGATTGAGAGATTTTATGACCCCCAAGCTGGTGAAGTTCTTATTGACAAAATTAATATCAAAGAATTCCAACTAAAATGGATCAGACAGAAAATAGGCCTTGTCAGCCAGGAACCTGTGCTGTTTACTTCTAGCATTAAAGACAATATTGCATATGGTAAGGCAGGTGCAACTACTGAAGAGATAAGAGCAGCCGCTGAGCTGGCCAATGCTGCTAAATTCATAGATAAACTGCCTCAG GGACTAGACACAATGGTTGGTGAGCATGGAACTCAGTTATCAGGGGGCCAAAAGCAGAGAGTTGCTATAGCCAGAGCAGTTTTGAAAGACCCAAGGATTCTACTTCTAGATGAAGCCACAAGCGCTCTTGATGCGGAATCTGAGAGAATTGTGCAGGAGGCATTGGACAGAATTATGAACAACAGAACAACCATTATTGTTGCCCATCGCTTGAGTACAGTAAGGAATGCTGATACAATTGCTGTCATACATCAAGGAAAAGTTGTTGAAAAAG GTACACATTCTGAGCTAATTAAGTACCCTGAAGGAGCATATAGCCAGCTTATACAATTGCAAGATATTAGCACAGTTTCAGAACAAAATGCTTTAAATGATCAAGACAGGTCAGAACTTACTGTGAATTCTGGAAGAAATTCAAGTCAGCAGTTTTCTTTCTTACGATCGATAAGTCGGGAATCATCTGGAAGTGGAAACAGTAGTCGTCACTCATTCTCAATCCCATTTGGTGTACCCACTAAAATAAGTGTGCTGGAAAATGAAACTGCAGAAACTAATGCTCCTGCTTCAGCACCAACCCAGCCGCCTCCAGAAGTCTCACTTCGCCACCTGGCTTATCTCAACAAGCCAGAGATCCCAGTGTTGCTTCTAGGCACTCTAGCTGCAGCCGCCAATGGAGTACTTTTACCTGTTTTTGGGATACTAATCTCCAGTATAATCAAAACTTTCTATGAGCCAAGAGATAAGCTGCAGAATGATTCAAAATTTTGGGCATTAATCTTTGTTGTGCTTGGTGTGGCATCTCTATTGGCTCAACCATCAAGATCATACTTATTTGCTGTTGCCGGTTGTAAGTTAATCAGGCGGATCCGGTCAATGTGCTTCGAGAAAGTAGTTTATATGGAAGTAAGTTGGTTTGATGAAGCTGAGCACTCAAGTGGTGCACTTGGTGCAAGGCTCTCCACAGATGCAACTTCTGTGAGAGGTCTGGTTGGAGATTCACTTTCCTTGCTTGTTCAAAATATTGCAACTGCTATTGCTGGCTTGGTTATTGCCTTCACAGCAAACTGGCAACTGGCTTTGATAGTCCTTGTTTTGCTGCCTCTCATTGGAGTAAATGGATATGTCCAAATAAAGTTCATGAGAGGATTCAGTGCAGATGCAAAG AAAATGTACGAAGGAGCAAGTCAAGTTGCAAATGATGCAGTAGGGAGTATAAGAACAGTTGCTTCTTTCTGTGCTGAGGAGAAGGTGATGGAATTGTACCATAAAAAATGTGAAGGCCCTATTAAGGCTGGAATAAGGCAAGGGCTAATCAGTGGAGTAGGCTTTGGGCTATCATTCTTCTTGCTGTTTTCTGTCTATGCATGCAGTTTTTATGCTGGGGCTCGACTTGTTGAGCATGGCAAGACAACATTCCCTGATGTTTTTCGT GTTTTCTTTGCTCTCACCATGACAGCAGTGGGAATTTCTCAGTCAGGCTCCTTGACCCCTGATGCAAGTAAAGCAAAGAGTTCTGTTGCTTCTTTATTTGCAATTCTTGACAGGAAATCAAAGATAGATTCTAGTGATGCATCCGGGACAACAATAGAAAATGTGAAGGGAGATATTGAGCTTCACCATGTCAGCTTTAGGTATCCCACTAGACCTGGCATTCAAATATTCCGGGACCTTTGCTTGGCTATTCATTCTGGCAAG ACGGTTGCTCTGGTTGGCGAAAGTGGAAGCGGAAAATCAACTGTGATCTCATTGCTGCAGAGGTTTTATGATCCTGATGCAGGGCACATTACACTGGATGGAATTGAAATCCAAAAGCTACAGCTGAAGTGGTTAAGGCAACAAATGGGTTTGGTGAGCCAGGAGCCTGTGTTATTTAATGACACTATCCGAGCCAACATTGCCTATGGAAAGGAGGGAAATGCAACAGAAGCAGAAATTTTAGCTGCAGCTGAATTGGCAAATGCCCACAAGTTTATTAGCAGTTTGCAGCAG GGATATGACACAACAGTAGGTGAGAGAGGGGTCCAATTGTCTGGGGGCCAAAAGCAAAGAGTGGCAATAGCAAGAGCCACAGTGAAGGCTCCCAAAATGTTATTACTAGATGAAGCCACCAGTGCTCTTGACGCGGAGTCAGAACGAGTGGTTCAAGACGCATTGGATCGGGTTATGGTTGACCGGACCACGGTGATAGTGGCTCACCGTTTGTCAACAATCATGGGAGCCGATTTAATCGCCGTGGTCAAAGATGGAGTCATAGCAGAGAAAGGAAAGCATCAAACTTTAATCAATATCAAGGATGGAATTTATGCTTCCTTGGTAGCATTACATAAAAAAGCTTCTTCATCTTAG
- the LOC132181025 gene encoding uncharacterized protein LOC132181025: MYAPEGLGKFAVFRENPLSLSMASTNFLRNPVLIRPHTSHISQCNTRMISGRVPVPTMRTCRCSIDAKPVGGDVFSVTSSGKSDVDYLGQSTKGDLNLKLEHLEAFGIDGQETLEGPIEEVARVEAQEAEDLLTDLGIPSPYSSRHSPRGIFCTRTLNLRSISAIGYDMDYTLMHYNVMAWEGRAYDYCMENLRNMGFPVDGLAFDPDLVIRGLVIDKERGNLVKADRFGYIKRAMHGTKMLSTRAVSEMYGRELVDLRKESQWEFMNTLFSVSEAVAYMQMVDRLDDGAITAKLGPLDYKGLYKAVGRALFKAHVEGQLKSEIMSKPELFVEPDPELPLALLDQKEAGKKLLLITNSDYHYTDKMMQHSFNRFLPNDMGWRDLFDIVIVSARKPEFFQMSHPMYEVVTGEGLMRPCFKAHTGGLYSGGSAQMVENSLNIHGDEILYVGDHIYTDVSQSKVHLRWRTALICRELEEEYSSLIRSRGHRASLVELINQKEVVGDLFNQLRLALQRRTKARPAQTLAATNMDDQELTESMQKLLIVMQRLDEKIAPMLETDGEHFNKRWGFLSRAGLWDKSHLMRQIEKYADIYTSRVSNFLHYTPFMYFQSQEQTLAHDSYSYYSSELNGTATDN, from the exons atgTATGCGCCAGAGGGTTTGGGCAAATTCGCAGTGTTCAGAGAGAACCCTTTATCTCTATCAATGGCCTCGACCAACTTTCTTAGAAACCCAGTTCTAATTAGACCACACACTTCTCATATCAGTCAGTGTAATACGCGTATGATATCCGGCAGAGTTCCAGTGCCGACTATGAGGACGTGTCGCTGCAGTATCGACGCCAAGCCCGTCGGAGGCGATGTGTTCTCTGTGACGTCGTCCGGCAAGAGCGACGTTGATTATCTGGGACAAAGCACCAAAGGGGATTTGAATCTCAAGTTGGAGCATCTTGAGGCTTTTg GAATTGATGGCCAGGAAACCTTAGAAGGTCCCATTGAGGAAGTAGCCAGGGTGGAGGCTCAAGAAGCTGAGGATTTGCTTACAGACTTGGGTATCCCG AGCCCTTATTCGTCAAGACATTCACCCCGTGGTATATTCTGCACTCGTACTTTGAATCTCCGATCAATTAGTGCCATTGGATATGACATGGACTACACCTTGATGCACTATAATGTGATG GCTTGGGAAGGACGGGCATATGACTACTGTATGGAGAATTTAAGGAACATGGGTTTTCCTGTTGATGGACTTGCATTCGACCCAGACTTG GTTATTAGAGGCCTTGTCATAGACAAAGAGAGAGGTAACTTGGTTAAGGCTGATCGATTTGGTTATATAAAGAGGGCTATGCATGGCACCAAGATGCTTTCTACTCGAGCTGTAAG TGAGATGTATGGGAGGGAATTGGTGGATCTGCGGAAGGAAAGTCAATGGGAGTTCATGAATACTTTATTCTCTGTTTCAGAAGCTGTGGCTTATATGCAG ATGGTTGACAGATTGGATGATGGAGCAATAACTGCCAAACTTGGTCCACTCGATTATAAAGGGCTTTATAAG GCCGTTGGAAGAGCCCTCTTTAAGGCACATGTAGAAGGTCAACTTAAG AGTGAGATAATGTCTAAGCCTGAACTGTTTGTTGAGCCTGATCCAGAACTGCCTTTGGCACTTTTGGACCAAAAGGAG GCTGGTAAAAAGCTTTTGCTTATTACCAACTCAGATTATCATTACACAGACAAGATGATGCAGCATTCCTTTAACAGATTTCTTCCCAACGATATGGGTTGGCGAGACCTATTTGATATT GTAATAGTTTCAGCAAGGAAGCCAGAATTCTTCCAAATGTCGCATCCGATGTATGAGGTGGTGACAGGGGAGGGCCTTATGCGTCCATGCTTCAAGGCTCATACAG GGGGCTTGTATTCAGGTGGAAGTGCTCAAATGGTTGAGAATTCCTTAAATATCCATGGAGATGAGATACTGTATGTTGGTGACCATATTTACACTGATGTGAGTCAATCCAAAGTCCATCTTCGATGGCGAACAGCATTGATTTGTCGAGAATTGGAAGAAGAG TATAGTTCTTTGATTCGTAGTCGAGGGCATAGAGCATCACTAGTAGAGCTTATCAATCAAAAGGAGGTAGTAGGTGATCTTTTTAACCAACTTCGGCTTGCTCTGCAAAGGCGAACAAAAGCACGTCCGGCTCAA ACCCTTGCTGCTACTAACATGGATGATCAAGAACTCACAGAAAGCATGCAAAAGTTACTTATTGTTATGCAAAGACTAGATGAAAAAATTGCTCCAATGCTAGAAACAGATGGGGAGCACTTCAACAAAAG GTGGGGATTCCTTTCACGTGCAGGCCTGTGGGACAAAAGCCATTTGATGAGACAAATTGAGAA GTATGCTGATATATATACTTCTAGGGTCTCAAATTTCTTACATTACACACCCTTCATGTATTTCCAATCACAAGAACAG ACGCTTGCTCATGATTCATATTCATACTACAGTTCGGAGCTCAACGGGACAGCCACTGACAATTAG
- the LOC132168051 gene encoding protein TRIGALACTOSYLDIACYLGLYCEROL 4, chloroplastic gives MKKLRWAMDGDFWELDASTPRTLEGLARPAPGDPIPLGLSRGSRLSRAKQLHFMQRFMTAPFVPSYAAASDGLALHRALTIPFSENWFVSLLGQFNLHKFWSSLMNESGETPPPSSASSWRQHMERIGRHLRNKSLYALGFSSELLLTPDDTLLLSLDSHSYSHGNKKTPRKKAVLHHKFPNHNLTVEAVSPGLFVDKSGNYWDVPFSMAIDLASLASDAGASYHLCMHHNTGSPTQFEGDQSTHEPPATLLPGLSLKTAFSFKQNFDIWRSKAQKLKMVQPYDMFLSTPHVSASGIIGAALTASVGDCSVRAQDGSQDSNGFSFQASGVKSAFLADLFASVSFAAQHGNFQRLYLDLTRFHARFDFPSGSRFLSGATRVTQDLLNSQQPSLEAIQAICPNTTLSLQQQIAGPFSFRVDSGVAVDLKNQDWPIRVDEPVFAIEYALHVLGSAKAVAWYSPKHQECMVELRFFEI, from the exons ATGAAGAAGCTGAGATGGGCAATGGACGGAGACTTTTGGGAGCTGGACGCGTCGACACCCAGGACCCTGGAAGGCTTGGCCCGGCCGGCTCCGGGCGACCCAATTCCACTGGGACTGTCCAGAGGCAGCAGGCTGTCGAGGGCCAAGCAGCTCCACTTCATGCAGCGCTTCATGACCGCACCATTCGTCCCCTCTTACGCCGCCGCCTCCGACGGCCTCGCTCTGCACCGCGCCCTCACCATTCCCTTCTCTGAGAACTGGTTCGTCTCTCTGTTGGGTCAGTTCAATTTGCACAAGTTTTGGTCGTCTTTAATGAATGAGAGTGGAGAAACACCACCACCGAGCTCAGCGTCCTCATGGCGGCAGCATATGGAAAGAATTGGGAGACACCTTCGCAACAAATCATTGTATGCCCTCGGTTTCTCTTCCGAACTATTGTTAACACCCGATGATACTCTGCTTCTTAGCTTAGATTCACATTCATATTCACATGGTAATAAGAAGACTCCTCGAAAGAAAGCAGTCCTTCACCACAAG TTCCCCAATCACAACTTAACGGTGGAAGCAGTTTCACCAGGACTTTTTGTTGACAAGTCCGGTAATTATTGGGATGTACCCTTTTCCATGGCGATTGATCTGGCTTCTCTTGCTTCTGATGCTGGTGCAAGTTATCATCTATGTATGCACCATAACACTGGGTCACCCACTCAATTCGAAGGTGATCAGAGCACTCATGAACCACCTGCTACTCTCCTTCCAGGATTGTCCCTCAAAACtgcattttccttcaaacagaATTTTGACATTTGGAGGAGTAAAGCTCAGAAGTTGAAGATGGTGCAACCATATGACATGTTCCTTTCAACTCCTCATGTATCGGCTTCAGGGATCATTG GTGCTGCTTTGACTGCCTCTGTTGGAGATTGCTCAGTTAGAGCACAAGATGGTTCTCAGGATTCCAATGGATTCTCTTTCCAGGCATCTGGAGTAAAATCTGCCTTCCTAGCAGATCTGTTTGCATCAGTTTCATTTGCAGCTCAGCATGGAAATTTCCAAAGGCTATATCTAGATCTCACCCGCTTTCATGCCCGCTTTGATTTTCCTTCTGGTTCCAGATTTCTTTCAGGTGCTACACGTGTAACACAAGATCTTCTTAATTCTCAACAGCCAAGTCTGGAAGCCATTCAGGCTATTTGCCCCAATACCACCCTTTCTCTTCAGCAGCAG ATTGCTGGACCTTTTAGTTTTAGAGTTGATTCAGGAGTTGCAGTTGATTTGAAGAACCAAGACTGGCCTATACGTGTGGATGAACCTGTTTTTGCCATTGAATATGCATTGCATGTCCTTGGTTCTGCAAAGGCTGTGGCATGGTATTCGCCAAAGCACCAAGAATGCATGGTGGAACTGCGTTTTTTTGAGATATAA